Proteins encoded by one window of Simiduia curdlanivorans:
- a CDS encoding LytR/AlgR family response regulator transcription factor: MTFADYQRHQVWWNILIFGGAILLDVSVNATSVLMEHRLSGEATAAWEPFVWESTSALSFVLLLPLILGFDRRYPLGWGYWSRNGWRHFLFSVFVSISHVLLMFGLRGCIYYAIGWDYQPDEWDWVFIYEYRKDFLTYALILAISYTHRFVVGRLAGEAAFVGEGEESEARTSERFLVKKLGKEFVIQLKDVDWMESAGNYVNLHVKDRVYPVRTTMAQMATDVSERAFCRIHRSVLVNLARIAHLETLESGDGTVTLVGGQRLKMSRRYRAQLKACMN; this comes from the coding sequence TTGACCTTTGCAGATTATCAACGCCATCAAGTTTGGTGGAACATCCTTATTTTCGGTGGCGCCATTTTGCTCGATGTTAGCGTTAATGCTACCAGCGTCTTGATGGAGCATCGCTTGTCTGGCGAGGCCACCGCCGCGTGGGAGCCCTTTGTATGGGAATCTACTAGCGCTTTGAGCTTTGTTTTGTTGCTCCCGCTTATTCTTGGTTTTGATCGGCGCTACCCGCTGGGCTGGGGCTATTGGTCTCGGAATGGTTGGCGCCACTTCTTGTTTAGCGTGTTCGTCTCTATCAGCCATGTGTTGTTGATGTTCGGTTTGCGCGGGTGTATTTACTATGCCATCGGCTGGGACTATCAGCCGGATGAGTGGGATTGGGTGTTTATCTATGAGTACCGGAAGGATTTTTTAACCTATGCCTTGATTCTCGCCATTAGCTATACCCACCGCTTTGTGGTGGGGCGCTTGGCCGGTGAGGCGGCCTTCGTGGGTGAGGGCGAGGAGAGCGAAGCGCGCACGAGCGAGCGTTTCTTAGTAAAGAAGCTGGGCAAGGAGTTCGTGATTCAATTAAAGGATGTGGATTGGATGGAGTCTGCAGGGAATTATGTCAACCTTCATGTGAAAGATCGCGTTTACCCCGTGCGCACTACGATGGCACAAATGGCGACCGATGTATCGGAGCGCGCATTTTGCCGTATTCACCGCTCGGTGTTGGTTAATTTAGCGCGTATAGCGCACTTGGAAACGCTCGAGTCTGGCGATGGGACCGTCACCTTGGTGGGCGGGCAAAGGCTTAAAATGTCGCGTCGTTACCGTGCGCAATTAAAAGCCTGTATGAATTAA
- a CDS encoding CBS domain-containing protein: MLALTAKDIMKTEVLFAYEGWSIKYLGEFFRKHKITGAPVVASDHELVGVVSVTDVFNFENSGREQKLAKLKDYYQECYALNFHEKDLESWSLTAEESCTVHQIMNKEVISVEPNCNIKDICRTMVGNGIHRVFVTRDKQIEGVVSTSDILGLIAET; this comes from the coding sequence ATGCTAGCACTCACCGCCAAAGACATTATGAAAACGGAAGTACTATTTGCCTACGAGGGTTGGTCGATCAAATACCTCGGTGAATTCTTTCGCAAACATAAGATAACCGGCGCCCCTGTCGTCGCATCCGATCATGAATTAGTCGGTGTGGTTAGCGTGACCGACGTCTTCAATTTTGAAAACTCAGGCCGAGAACAGAAACTCGCCAAACTGAAAGATTACTATCAAGAGTGCTACGCGCTCAATTTTCATGAGAAAGATTTAGAATCTTGGAGCCTGACCGCAGAAGAGAGCTGCACGGTTCATCAAATTATGAATAAGGAAGTGATATCGGTCGAGCCAAACTGCAATATTAAGGACATCTGCCGCACCATGGTCGGCAATGGCATTCATCGCGTATTCGTCACCCGCGACAAACAAATTGAGGGCGTTGTTTCCACCTCGGATATTCTCGGCCTTATTGCCGAAACGTAA
- a CDS encoding acyltransferase family protein, protein MQRRYDLDWLRVIAFSLLILYHTGMMYVSWDWHITSAYQSESLKWLMQWVNPWRLSLLFFISGCALYFALQRYRSGVLLRLRTERLLIPLVFGILVIVPPQLFFEMRQAGESTGNYWQFWLAYLTPDHPLFSQHRTPLFGQMTWNHLWFIPYLWCYSVLMLLAQRLVAPLIRGLRYLTLPTLVLLPAGLLTLYGMVLKPYYPESHALFNDWYNHALYFTVFLLGYIFAGSDHVWQQLKNKQVPLLALAFCCYGLLMWARSLPDDLVLSPAEEFWGGHVFLGIELLNIWCWILALCSLAQRYANHNSRVLKYANTAVYPYYILHQTLTVSFGYGIVALNLKPWLEPTSIVVLTFLGCILGYEIIRRQRTLRWLFGLAPLPTSAPKIPNQVLSGSA, encoded by the coding sequence ATGCAACGTCGCTATGATTTAGATTGGCTTAGAGTCATCGCCTTCTCTTTATTAATTCTCTATCACACGGGCATGATGTACGTAAGCTGGGATTGGCATATCACCAGCGCCTACCAAAGCGAAAGCCTCAAATGGCTGATGCAATGGGTTAACCCCTGGCGCCTGTCGCTGCTATTTTTTATCTCCGGCTGCGCGCTCTACTTTGCCTTGCAGCGCTACCGATCTGGCGTGTTACTGCGCCTCAGAACCGAGCGCCTGCTCATACCCTTAGTATTTGGCATTCTGGTCATTGTGCCACCACAGCTGTTCTTTGAGATGCGGCAAGCGGGCGAGAGCACCGGCAACTATTGGCAATTCTGGCTCGCCTACCTAACGCCCGATCACCCGCTATTTAGCCAGCATCGCACCCCGCTTTTTGGCCAAATGACCTGGAATCACCTTTGGTTCATCCCCTACCTCTGGTGTTACTCAGTGTTGATGCTCTTGGCTCAACGCTTGGTCGCACCGCTGATCCGCGGCTTAAGGTACCTAACATTGCCCACGCTTGTGCTGCTACCGGCAGGCTTGCTGACCCTATACGGTATGGTGCTAAAGCCCTACTACCCAGAGAGTCACGCCCTATTCAATGATTGGTATAATCACGCGCTGTATTTTACCGTTTTCTTGCTCGGCTATATTTTTGCCGGAAGCGACCATGTTTGGCAGCAGCTTAAAAACAAGCAGGTGCCGTTACTGGCCCTGGCATTTTGTTGCTACGGGTTATTGATGTGGGCTCGCTCATTGCCGGACGATTTGGTTCTCAGCCCCGCCGAAGAATTTTGGGGTGGCCATGTGTTTCTCGGCATAGAACTATTAAACATCTGGTGCTGGATATTGGCGCTGTGTAGCCTTGCGCAACGTTACGCCAACCACAACAGCCGGGTGCTGAAGTATGCTAATACCGCCGTCTACCCCTATTACATTTTGCACCAAACCCTAACCGTGAGCTTTGGCTATGGCATTGTTGCACTCAATCTAAAACCTTGGCTCGAACCCACGAGTATTGTTGTACTCACCTTTTTAGGCTGTATTCTTGGCTATGAAATTATCCGCCGGCAGCGCACCCTACGCTGGTTATTTGGCTTGGCGCCATTACCGACTAGCGCGCCAAAAATACCCAATCAGGTTTTGAGTGGCAGTGCATAA
- a CDS encoding GNAT family N-acetyltransferase, with amino-acid sequence MLNIRKANLQDVAQLSVLFNDYRIFYQQASDLTLAETYLAARMQAQESIIFVAESAGLLMGFSQLYPTFCSVACAPYFVLYDLFVAKSARRQGAAEALLKASAEFAREQGADRLELATAIDNTQAQELYEKCGWELDQTFFHYALPLKT; translated from the coding sequence ATGTTGAACATTAGAAAAGCAAATTTACAAGATGTAGCTCAGCTATCTGTACTGTTTAATGACTATCGAATTTTTTACCAACAGGCATCTGATCTCACGCTTGCCGAGACTTACCTGGCTGCGCGGATGCAGGCACAGGAGTCGATAATTTTTGTTGCTGAATCGGCCGGGTTGCTCATGGGCTTTAGCCAGCTTTACCCAACCTTTTGCTCGGTCGCCTGCGCGCCATATTTTGTCTTGTACGATTTGTTTGTTGCGAAATCTGCACGGCGCCAAGGCGCGGCGGAAGCCTTGCTAAAAGCATCCGCTGAATTCGCCCGTGAACAGGGCGCCGACCGACTAGAACTTGCCACCGCGATCGATAACACTCAGGCGCAAGAACTGTATGAAAAATGTGGTTGGGAGTTAGATCAAACGTTTTTCCATTATGCACTGCCACTCAAAACCTGA
- a CDS encoding substrate-binding periplasmic protein, with product MQTRPANYLFALCLTILWSTPLFAAELDELEYITENYPPFNYVEGGVLRGEAVELLIAATALAGHPIIAKNIQVQPWARAFHNTLEGSNRVLFSTTRTAEREKLFQWVGPIGQNHVVLIAKRARGIKLKSLDGLNKFKVGAVRDDVGELFLRELHLEKTIITLGVQPDSIAKMLQSGRVDLWAYGESSALQTLKSIGANPRDYEVVRVLKTLDLYYAFNRDIEPRLVKQLQAAIDTIKGDEARKMKEFQSRDSQLYLQPSDANTP from the coding sequence ATGCAGACCAGACCCGCTAACTACCTCTTCGCCCTCTGCCTAACGATTTTATGGTCTACGCCCCTCTTTGCCGCAGAATTAGACGAACTGGAATATATCACCGAAAATTACCCACCCTTCAATTACGTGGAAGGCGGTGTCTTGCGCGGTGAGGCCGTAGAATTGCTGATTGCGGCCACAGCACTTGCCGGCCACCCCATTATTGCTAAAAATATTCAGGTGCAACCTTGGGCCAGAGCCTTCCACAATACGCTTGAAGGCAGCAATCGCGTACTCTTTTCCACCACGCGCACTGCCGAACGGGAAAAGTTATTTCAGTGGGTGGGGCCCATTGGGCAAAATCACGTGGTACTCATTGCCAAACGCGCAAGAGGTATTAAATTAAAATCCCTAGATGGGTTGAACAAATTCAAAGTCGGCGCTGTACGCGACGACGTGGGCGAGCTATTTTTGCGCGAGTTGCACCTTGAAAAAACCATCATCACCCTTGGCGTCCAACCCGATAGTATTGCCAAAATGCTGCAGAGTGGGCGCGTAGATTTATGGGCCTATGGCGAATCCAGTGCATTGCAAACGCTAAAATCCATTGGTGCCAACCCACGGGATTACGAAGTTGTTCGGGTACTTAAAACTCTCGATCTTTACTATGCCTTTAATCGCGATATAGAGCCCCGCCTGGTTAAGCAACTGCAGGCGGCCATCGATACCATTAAAGGCGATGAAGCCCGCAAAATGAAAGAATTCCAATCTCGCGACAGCCAACTCTACCTACAGCCCAGCGACGCCAATACACCCTAA